Within the Candidatus Saccharibacteria bacterium oral taxon 488 genome, the region GCTGGGATAGCGGGCGCTTGACAGTCGATTGCGTATCAGCATGCGGCGTACTGGCACGAGGACTAGTATGCGGGCGGCTAGTGGTTGGTTTGGACGCCGCTTGGGGCGCTGTAACTGATGGTTGGTTTGGACGCCGAGATGACGCAGCGGCTACGGGATTGAGCGGACGAGTCGGGCTCGAAGGCTGAGATGAAAGCGGTGGCTTCGTCAGCGGCGGGTGCGGCGGATGTGATGAGAGCGGTTTAACTGGCTGAGCCTTGACGGAAGAAAGTTTGTTGAGCGGGCGCTTGGCCGGGGCCGGCGCCGAAGCAGTGGGCTTGATCAGTGAAGCGCGTGACGGTGAGAGGGCATGCTTTGGCGGCTGGGGCTTGACGGACGGCTTGGTAAATGATGCGCTTCGCGAGCGCTGGACGCCACGCGGCGGCATAATGTCATGAAAGACTGCTGGTTTTTTAGGGTGAGGTTTAGCCGGCGGGTTGGGAGCGGGAGTCTTTTGAGGAGCGACAGAACGCGAGCGAGGTAACTGAGTAGAAGGTTGTGGCGGCACAACGCGAGACGCAGCCGAAGGACGAGCTGGCTGCGCGGCTACAGTTTGCCGTTGAACACTATGACGCCGAGCCGGAGCGGAGTGAGGAGAACGTGGCGCGGGTGATGTGGGAGATGCGGCGGGCACTGAAGTAGCCACCGGGCGCTGACGCGGCACTGGGGCTTCAGTATCGACATCTGACACCTCGCCCTTACGGCGTTTACCGAGCCGAGCCTTCTTGAATAGCTTTGTCAACTTCATCAGCGCCACCTCATCCCTTGGGAGATGTCGATACCGAAAATGGTTACGGTCAGCTGGTCGATATGACTCTCCTTCCTCTGATTGATTCTGTCACCATTATACCGGTTATGCTCAGTGATTTCAAGCAGCCAACCGCTCAGCTGCTAGAGCAACTCGTCCAGCACTGATTGCCAATCAAGAAACTGCGGAGTACCAAAATGAATGTGCCGGCCAACAAACTCAGCAGCACCCCTGGCCGTCCGATCATCGATCAAGATATCACCGCGGCTCAGCTGTTTGACCGACGAAAAGATAACCTTACGATAGAAAATATTTTCCTGGCCATCGCCGCCAAAATACTTCTTCACCCACGCCAGTTTGTCGCCCAACGCCGTCGGATTTTCCCATGGTGATGACGAGAGAATGTATAAATCATACTTTTCCTTCAGCTTATCAACCGCTTCGAGGGCGCCCGGCATCGGATCCATCAATGCAAAAACACCCGGAATATTGTCATATTCACCCGCAAACTTCTCAAGTATCTCGGGCGGAACCTTCGTCAAGGCCGATGTAAAGTCCACCAGCACGCCGTCCATATCGATGTAAATAATCGGTTTCTTCATAATCAATCCCTCTTCAGCATCACCATAAACGCTTCACTCGGAATGTCAACCTTGCCGAAGCGTTTCATGCGCTTTTTGCCGCGGGCTTGTTTGGCGAGGAGCTTCTTTTTGCGGCTGACGTCGCCACCATACAGATAGCCGGTGACATCCTTGCGGTAAGCACCGATGTTTTCGCGGGCGATGAATCTGCCGCCAATCGCTGCCTGCAGTGCCACCTCAAAACTCTGGCGCGGTACGACTTCTTTCAATTTTTTGACGATTTCGCGGCCCAAACCTGACGCCTCTGAGCGGTGGCACATCACACTCAGCGCATCGACCATTTCGCCCGCCACATAAAAATCAACGCGCACCAAATCTTCCGCCTGGTAGCCCGCCAGCTCATAGTTAAACGAACCGTAGCCGCTGGTTACCGACTTCAACTGATCATAAAAATCCGTCAGTAGATTCGCCAGCGGCGCCGTAAAAGAAATCAGCGCCCGCTCATCGATGTAGCTAAGGTTTTTCTGCCGGCCGCGCTTGGCAACAATCAGCTGAATCACCGCACCGATATAGTCCTGCGGTACCACAATTTCGCCATCAATCCACGGCTCGCGAACCTCGGTAATTTGCGCTGGGTCAGGTAGTTCGCTAGCTGATTTGATGTCCAGCTCCTCGCCGTTAGTCAGGCTGACTTGATAATCCGTGCTCGGGTTGGTGACGATGAGATCGAGGTTGTACTCGCGCTCCAGCCGCTCACGAATAATATCCATGTGTAGTAAACCGAGGAAACCAATCCGCACACCATAGCCCAACACCGGCGAATTTTCCGGCTCAAACTGCAGCGCCGAATCGCTGAGGCTCAGCTTTTCAATAGCCTCTTTCAGGTCATTATAGTCTTCGTTACTCACCGGAAAGAAGCCTGCGTAGACGAAGGGCTTGACTTCTTTGTAACCGGGGAGGGGCTGGACAGTGATATTTGACATATAGTCAATTATACCACCCTCCTGGCGGAGAATGATGTACTCCACTTATATTGTTGCGCCAATCAAACACAACAGTATCTATAATTTACGACGGTCTAGCACTCGATAGCGTCTTTAACAGCTCGACGCTTAGCATAAGCCTGCTGCGCTTCCCATAACCGATGCGTAGCAAAATAGTTGGGTATTCTCTGGCCAAACCCAGTGTTCTTACCATTTCTGAGGCAATTTCTGCTTCTTCGTTCGGCTGGTTCAGATAGGCACGCAATCCTCAGTTTCGTAGCAGTCAACAAAAATTACCGCAACGTCCGATCTAAACTCACACCCTTTCACGCCAACTATTTTCTCTCGTCGTAAAAAGAACCAGATGAGAAGCCGATGCTATCTTTTCACGATCGGCCTTATTCTGAGTCTTGGCACTGATAGCCATCGACATGATCGGCTCAGCCATCCAGCGCGGCACATTACGCGTGGCATAAATTCACTCGTTACCAACGTGATACGCTGCGGATACCATTGCATCGCCTCCCAAGGGTCGATGCTATGCTTCATACTATCTGGGACTAATATCGCCTGATCTTCAATGATTTCACTCCCTAGGGGCCAGTGTATCGACAACTTTATCAAAACCATACCTGATACCAGAAAAAGTTTACGAAGCAGAATGCTTGATTTATTTATGGCGAGGGAGCAATTTGACAATTATACTATCTGACATATTCTGCTCATTGTAACGCTTCTATTAACAATAGTAAATAATCAATTATTCCTAGCCAAGCGACCTTACTGTCACTCTGTTCAATTCTTATCCGTTTTCTCTCGCCCCTCCTCTTTTTGGCGTCTATGAGACATCCATATAGCCAAGAGTAATAGTGCAGGACATGCTATGATAGCCCCCTTTAGTACTCCGAAACTATTTAATTCGCCATCCCAGCCCAGTGCTTTTGCACTTACGAATATAACCCCGATAATGAAGGAGGCCCAAAAATTATTAATAGCAAAATCATATATACCGGACTGAAAGGAACGAGGTATGTAAAGATCACCAATCATACTTTTATTTTTATACTTAAGACGAGACGCTAAAAGAATAATGTATAAAAGAGATAGTAGCCCAGGGATAATTGTGGCTGGCCTTATTGTATACGCCCATTTAACTGATTCTGGAAGAGCATACAAACTTATCATTGTTGCAGCTATTGTCACAGTAATTGTAAGCCTCAACTCCTCAAGACGACACTCGCCAGCCGCAAGACTACTTGCTTCATACTCAGTGGTTCGCGAATGCCCGCTACCAGTCAACATCTTCCGCTCGCCCATTCTATTAACCATTTTCTCAGTCCATATACCTCTTCAACGTCACCGTATCGCCCACCCGTGCCTCACGCGTGGTTTTGAGGTTAGTGACGATGTAGCCAATTTCACCGGTATCCAGCGACAGGTCGGGAATCATACCAGGGCTGAGATGGCCAACTTCTAGTGCCAGCCCGTTAGCGCCGGTCGCCATCATGTGGATCGCTTCACC harbors:
- a CDS encoding GTP-binding protein LepA; protein product: MSNITVQPLPGYKEVKPFVYAGFFPVSNEDYNDLKEAIEKLSLSDSALQFEPENSPVLGYGVRIGFLGLLHMDIIRERLEREYNLDLIVTNPSTDYQVSLTNGEELDIKSASELPDPAQITEVREPWIDGEIVVPQDYIGAVIQLIVAKRGRQKNLSYIDERALISFTAPLANLLTDFYDQLKSVTSGYGSFNYELAGYQAEDLVRVDFYVAGEMVDALSVMCHRSEASGLGREIVKKLKEVVPRQSFEVALQAAIGGRFIARENIGAYRKDVTGYLYGGDVSRKKKLLAKQARGKKRMKRFGKVDIPSEAFMVMLKRD